The nucleotide sequence AGTCGAAGTTGTTCATCTAGAGGATTCCGTCCAAGATGCCTGCGGGCAGCGGGATTCCGAGCCCTGAATAGAACGCGTAGAAGCTGGCCAGCGCCAGGATCAGACCGATCCCGACGTTGCGCACGTAGTGCTTGCTGCCGAGGATCGTTGCCGCACCGCCGAAGAAGAGCGTGCTGGTGATGACCCAACCGAGCGGCTCGACCAGCAGGATCATCCCGACGAAACACGCGACGAGCAGGCCGACGGTCTTCCAGTCGCTCGGCATGTCCGGATCGATGTCCTCGCCCGCGTCGGCCTCGCCGCGCGAGCCGCGCGGGATCGCGATGGCCAGGACGACGGCCAGCACCAGCGCGGCGATGCCGATGACCATCGGGAAGAACGCCGGCCCGACGGGGTCGACCTTCGCGAACCCCTCGGGCAGGGTCATGGCATTCCACACCAGGAAGGCGCCCACGACGGCGAGCACCGCGACGACCAGGTACTGCGCGTAATCCACCCGCTTCTCGGTGTCCACCCGCTTCTCGGGCGACTGCTCGGGCGCGCTCACAGCAGGCCCAGTTCCGTCAACGTCGAGGACACCCGTTCGTCCTGATCGGTCAGGAACCGGTCGAACTCCTCGCCGGTGGCGAACGCGTCGCTCCAGCCGTTCTTCACCAGGGCTTCCTTCCATTCGTCGGTGGCGTGCAGTTCTTCGAGCACCTTCACGAGTGCGGCCCGGTCATCGGGCGAGATGTCCGGTGGTGCAAGCACTCCGCGCCAGTTGGTGAAGGTCAGATCGATGCCGGCCTCCCGCAGGGTCGGGGCGTCGACGCCCTCGACCCGTTCGTCACCGGACACGGCGAGCACCCGCACCTGGCCGGCCTCGATCTGGTCGACGTATTCGCCCAGTCCCGAGGTGCCGACCGCGATCTTCTTGCCCAGCAGCGCGGTCAGCAGGTCGCCGCCGCCGTCGTAGGAGATGAAGTTGACCCGTCGGGGGTCGATGCCGGCGGCGCGGGCCGTCTCCATGGGGAACAGGTGGTCGGGTCCGCCGGGCGAGGACCCGCCGCCGACGGTCACCTTGGCCGGGTCGGCCTTCCACGCCGCGACGAGATCGGCCACCGTGCGAAACGGCGAATCGGCGGGGACCAGGATCCCCTCCTGCTCCTCGACCATGCGGGCCAGCGGGGTGGCGTCCGACGCACGCGCCTTCGAGCCGTTGGTGTACGTCGCACCGACGACGCCGAGACCCATCATCATCATCAGGTCGCCGTTGCCCCGCTCGTTCATCAGGCGCGCCATCGCGACGGTGCCGCCGGCGCCGATGACGTTGAACACCTCGACGCGGCCGGTGATGTCCCGGTCCTCCATGATCTTGACCGCGGTGCGGGCCGTGAGGTCGTAGCCGCCGCCCGGGCTGTTGGGAACCATCATCCGCAGGCGGTGCATGCCCTCCGGATCGTCACCGCGGGTCACCCCGCATCCCGTCACCGCCGTGGCGAGCAGCAGCACCGCTGCCAGCCACCTCGTGAGGAGCCTCGTCGACACAGTCGTCCCTTCGTCGTGTGATGCTGATTGATACTGGGGCCACACAGTGATCCACGTCACTCTTGCGGACGAAAAGGAAGTTTTGGTCGTTGAGTAAGCTCTCGGCGCGCAGCCTCGCCGGTCAGTTCCTGGCGTTCCAGCTGGTGGTGGTCCTCATCGTGCTGGGCGCGGTCGCGGCCGTGTCGGTGGCCCAGTCCTCGCACGAGTTCCGCGAGGTGCGGGGTCAGCGGATGATCGCGGTCGCGGAGAACCTCGCCTCCACGCCGATCGTGCGGGACCGCTACGCCGATCCGTTCGCCGCACGGGTGCTGGCGCCGGACGTCGACCGGGCCGTCGCGCTGTCGGGGGCGCGACTGGTGGAGATCACCGCCCCCGACGGCGTCGTGCGCGCGTCGTCGGACCCGTCCCGCGCCGGCGCGCGGGTGGCGTTCGGCGAGAGCCGCGTGGTGGAGGGCCGTGCATGGTCGGGCGACCTCGAGATCGACGGCCTGCACTCGCTGGTCGGGCAGGTACCGATCCTCGGGATCGACGGTGCGGTGCTCGCGGTGGTCACCGTCAGTGAGCCGTACCCCTCGGCGTGGCAGCTCCTCGGCGCCGCCGGCGAGCGGCTGCTGCTCTACCTGGGGCTGGGCGCCGCGCTGGGGCTGGTGGCGTCGTGGCTGCTGTCGCGGCGCATCAAGCGCCACACCCGCGGCCTGGAGGTCGCCGAGATCGCCGGCCTCGCCGATCATCGCGAGGCGCTGCTGCACAGCATCCGCGAGGGCGTCGTGGCCGTCGACGCCGAAGGACGGATCACGCTGCTCAACGACAGCGCCGTCGAGCTGCTCGACATCGCGGCCGACGCCGTCGGACGCCCCGTCACGTCGGTGAACCTCGACCCCGCGGTGAGCCGCTTCCTGCTGTCCGGGGAGGAGGGTACCGACGTCGTGATCACCACGCGGACACGGGTTCTCGCGCTGAACCGGCGACCGGCCAGCACCGGTGGCCGGCGCATCGGTACCGTCACCACCATGCGCGACAGCACCGAGCTGGCGTCGATGCAGGGACAGCTGTCCTCGCACAAGAGCGTCACCGACACGCTGCGGGCGCAGACCCACGAGTTCGCCAACCAGTTGCACACCATCAGCGGCCTGGTGCAGCTCGGCGAGTACGACGCCGTGCGCGACCTGGTCGGCACGCTCACCCGCAGGCGCGCCGAGATCAGCGACGCGGTGACCCGGCGCGTCAGCGACCCCGCCGTGGCGGCACTGCTGATCGCCAAGACGTCCCTGGCCGCCGAGAGCGGCGTCGCGCTCGAACTCGACGAGCACAGTCACCTCGCCGCGCTCCCGCCCGCCATCGCCACCGACGTGATCACGGTGCTGGGCAACCTGATCGACAACGCCGTGGACGTCTCGGAGGGGTCCGCCCGCGCGGCGGTGCGGGTGCGCATCGACGACCAGGACGGGTTGGTGCTGGTGGTCGCCGACTCCGGTCCCGGCGTGCCCGAGCACATGCGCGAAACGATCTTCGCGCGCGGCATCACCAGCAAGCCGGAGGTGCCCGGCGGTCGCGGCATCGGTCTGGCGCTGGTGCGGCTGGTCAGCTCGCAGCTCGGCGGTTCGGTCGAGG is from Mycolicibacterium grossiae and encodes:
- a CDS encoding tripartite tricarboxylate transporter TctB family protein yields the protein MSAPEQSPEKRVDTEKRVDYAQYLVVAVLAVVGAFLVWNAMTLPEGFAKVDPVGPAFFPMVIGIAALVLAVVLAIAIPRGSRGEADAGEDIDPDMPSDWKTVGLLVACFVGMILLVEPLGWVITSTLFFGGAATILGSKHYVRNVGIGLILALASFYAFYSGLGIPLPAGILDGIL
- a CDS encoding Bug family tripartite tricarboxylate transporter substrate binding protein; this translates as MSTRLLTRWLAAVLLLATAVTGCGVTRGDDPEGMHRLRMMVPNSPGGGYDLTARTAVKIMEDRDITGRVEVFNVIGAGGTVAMARLMNERGNGDLMMMMGLGVVGATYTNGSKARASDATPLARMVEEQEGILVPADSPFRTVADLVAAWKADPAKVTVGGGSSPGGPDHLFPMETARAAGIDPRRVNFISYDGGGDLLTALLGKKIAVGTSGLGEYVDQIEAGQVRVLAVSGDERVEGVDAPTLREAGIDLTFTNWRGVLAPPDISPDDRAALVKVLEELHATDEWKEALVKNGWSDAFATGEEFDRFLTDQDERVSSTLTELGLL
- a CDS encoding sensor histidine kinase yields the protein MRTKRKFWSLSKLSARSLAGQFLAFQLVVVLIVLGAVAAVSVAQSSHEFREVRGQRMIAVAENLASTPIVRDRYADPFAARVLAPDVDRAVALSGARLVEITAPDGVVRASSDPSRAGARVAFGESRVVEGRAWSGDLEIDGLHSLVGQVPILGIDGAVLAVVTVSEPYPSAWQLLGAAGERLLLYLGLGAALGLVASWLLSRRIKRHTRGLEVAEIAGLADHREALLHSIREGVVAVDAEGRITLLNDSAVELLDIAADAVGRPVTSVNLDPAVSRFLLSGEEGTDVVITTRTRVLALNRRPASTGGRRIGTVTTMRDSTELASMQGQLSSHKSVTDTLRAQTHEFANQLHTISGLVQLGEYDAVRDLVGTLTRRRAEISDAVTRRVSDPAVAALLIAKTSLAAESGVALELDEHSHLAALPPAIATDVITVLGNLIDNAVDVSEGSARAAVRVRIDDQDGLVLVVADSGPGVPEHMRETIFARGITSKPEVPGGRGIGLALVRLVSSQLGGSVEVSDGPTGGAVFEVRLPAVRAGERVTAGA